Proteins from a single region of Dyadobacter fanqingshengii:
- a CDS encoding lysophospholipid acyltransferase family protein, with translation MFVFLRYFLKYRHKVILANLTKAFPSKNKRELRHLTLSYYHHMSDLFVEPFLFYCVSDSQRRKLASYTNKGLLQRLYRDNKQVVLLASHYGNWEYLTNLPQVAGYDVYSAFSPVKNRHIDKMMFKMRSFLGVTLIPRKHFYRKALSLLQQVGTPKMILLIADQRPAPGSSKYHLPFLDQDTKVQIGGERMAVSSDAAVVYIESEKTSRFHYNFTFRMISEKAANAVPMEITKSYFGNLEKTINHSPAYWLWSHNRWRQS, from the coding sequence ATGTTTGTTTTCTTGCGCTACTTTTTGAAATACCGTCATAAGGTAATACTGGCAAATCTTACTAAGGCATTCCCATCAAAGAATAAACGTGAATTGCGGCATTTGACTTTATCCTATTACCACCATATGAGCGACCTTTTTGTCGAACCGTTCCTGTTCTATTGCGTTTCCGACAGCCAGAGACGCAAATTAGCCAGTTACACCAATAAGGGGCTTTTGCAACGGCTTTATCGAGATAACAAACAAGTTGTATTGCTTGCTTCCCATTACGGGAACTGGGAATACCTGACCAATTTGCCGCAAGTGGCGGGATATGATGTTTACTCTGCGTTCTCCCCTGTAAAAAACCGTCACATTGATAAGATGATGTTTAAAATGCGCTCCTTCCTTGGCGTTACGCTCATTCCCCGCAAACATTTTTACAGAAAAGCGCTGTCACTTTTGCAGCAAGTTGGCACGCCGAAAATGATTTTGTTGATTGCAGATCAGCGGCCTGCCCCCGGAAGTAGCAAATATCACCTGCCTTTCCTCGACCAGGATACAAAGGTGCAGATTGGCGGTGAACGGATGGCTGTTTCTTCTGATGCGGCTGTTGTTTACATTGAATCGGAAAAGACTTCCCGGTTCCACTATAATTTTACTTTCCGGATGATAAGCGAAAAGGCGGCAAATGCAGTGCCTATGGAAATTACCAAGAGTTATTTCGGCAATTTAGAGAAAACCATAAACCATTCTCCTGCGTATTGGTTATGGTCGCACAACCGATGGCGGCAAAGCTAG